The Psychrosphaera ytuae genome includes a region encoding these proteins:
- a CDS encoding biotin/lipoyl-containing protein, whose translation MNISKQMVTLNQDIAGQEIGIPVYDIDCGQPNCKTVYIQSAVHAAEMQGSAVIYHLIRKLKALKLNANFVLVPNCNPFGRTQRAGEYLQGRFDATTGNNWNRFYHFDNEIVGRFISEFDEQLADWSEKQIVDKFRLFLLDSLNNKLNKDWGVNTAQFLNIKLQEMASKADMVLDLHTGPSSTRHIYSPEFLTEEAQWFNIETVLSIPIEFAGALDEASFTPWYRLKQALKQRGLDFDYHVDAFTIELGSQENICLAQASDDANGVIQYLAKKGLVEGQENITPKTVAVVPLSNYKTLFSQHAGMVEYIKKAGDKVQKGDVLARVLNSLEFDNDSAIVNIHAPQSGTVILHYPSAAVQVGTQLYKIAVES comes from the coding sequence ATGAATATTTCAAAACAAATGGTGACTCTTAATCAGGATATCGCCGGTCAAGAAATTGGTATCCCAGTTTACGATATTGACTGCGGTCAACCAAATTGTAAAACGGTCTACATCCAAAGTGCAGTGCATGCAGCAGAGATGCAGGGCAGTGCGGTGATTTACCATTTGATCCGAAAACTTAAAGCGCTAAAACTTAACGCGAATTTTGTTCTAGTACCCAATTGTAACCCGTTTGGACGTACTCAAAGAGCTGGTGAGTATCTGCAAGGTAGGTTTGATGCTACTACGGGTAATAACTGGAATCGTTTTTATCACTTTGACAATGAAATTGTTGGCCGGTTTATTTCGGAGTTTGATGAGCAGCTGGCCGATTGGTCCGAAAAACAGATCGTCGATAAATTCCGTCTGTTTTTATTGGATAGCTTAAACAACAAATTAAACAAAGACTGGGGCGTAAACACCGCGCAGTTTTTAAATATTAAATTACAAGAGATGGCTTCTAAAGCTGACATGGTGTTGGATCTTCACACAGGACCATCTTCTACACGACACATCTATAGCCCTGAGTTTCTTACTGAAGAAGCTCAATGGTTTAATATTGAGACCGTTTTATCTATTCCAATAGAATTTGCAGGAGCACTAGACGAAGCCAGTTTTACGCCTTGGTATAGACTTAAGCAAGCATTAAAACAACGGGGTTTAGATTTTGATTATCACGTTGATGCATTTACTATCGAATTGGGATCCCAAGAAAATATTTGCCTTGCACAAGCTAGTGACGACGCAAATGGCGTTATTCAATATCTCGCTAAAAAGGGCCTTGTTGAAGGACAAGAAAATATAACGCCCAAGACTGTGGCAGTCGTTCCACTTAGTAATTACAAAACGCTATTTAGCCAGCACGCTGGAATGGTCGAATACATAAAAAAAGCGGGCGACAAAGTACAAAAAGGCGATGTTTTGGCGCGGGTGTTAAATTCATTGGAGTTTGATAATGACTCTGCGATTGTTAATATTCATGCGCCACAAAGTGGAACCGTAATCTTACATTATCCATCAGCTGCTGTTCAGGTTGGCACTCAATTGTATAAAATTGCGGTAGAATCCTAA
- the lysC gene encoding lysine-sensitive aspartokinase 3, with protein sequence MSTQTRLHVAKFGGTSLADHAAMQRCANVVLNDSSIKVVVVSASSGVTNYLVQLANRQTETLEQADIIESIKAVQLEIINKLNDPSKVLKTVLAILDNLQHAVTELNNLYSNKAVDEILSFGEQMSSVIFSQVLNESAALRGLSQGYARAFDVRAVMRTDSNFGHAQPQIDEIAQLSNELLAPLLSTQVIVAQGFIGSDKFGNTTTLGRGGSDYSAALLSEALGANEVQIWTDVPGIYTTDPRITGHAKPMLELSFNEAAELATFGAKVLHPATILPAARANIDVFVGSSVNPELGGTWIKKQPSAPGIRAIALRENQTLLTVSSPAMLHASGFLARVFAILAKHDLSVDLITTSEISVALTIDKAPNEHVAVISEECLAELSDFCSVKVETDLALVAAIGNHSITETGNDSARKLFQSLSSHPLRMICHGASIHNICFLVHQRNAKSVVQSIHDDVFSL encoded by the coding sequence ATGTCTACACAAACTCGTCTACACGTTGCTAAATTTGGCGGAACAAGTTTAGCCGATCACGCTGCGATGCAACGCTGTGCTAATGTTGTTTTAAACGATTCGTCTATCAAAGTTGTTGTAGTTTCAGCGTCTTCAGGTGTTACTAATTACCTTGTTCAATTAGCTAACCGACAAACCGAAACACTCGAGCAAGCCGATATTATTGAGAGTATCAAAGCCGTTCAGCTTGAAATCATAAATAAACTAAATGATCCATCTAAAGTATTAAAGACCGTATTAGCGATATTAGACAATCTACAACACGCGGTTACCGAGCTTAATAACTTATACAGTAACAAGGCGGTAGATGAGATATTGTCATTTGGTGAACAAATGTCGAGTGTGATATTTAGCCAAGTATTAAACGAATCCGCTGCATTAAGGGGATTAAGTCAGGGATACGCTCGAGCTTTTGATGTTAGGGCTGTGATGAGAACAGACAGTAACTTTGGCCATGCTCAACCGCAAATCGACGAAATTGCTCAGCTTTCAAATGAGTTATTAGCGCCTTTATTATCTACTCAAGTAATCGTTGCGCAAGGCTTTATTGGCTCGGATAAGTTTGGTAACACAACAACACTAGGTCGAGGAGGAAGTGACTATTCGGCTGCTTTATTATCAGAAGCGTTAGGTGCAAATGAAGTTCAAATATGGACCGACGTGCCGGGGATTTATACTACTGACCCTCGTATCACTGGCCATGCAAAGCCTATGTTAGAACTTAGCTTTAACGAAGCAGCAGAATTGGCTACTTTTGGCGCAAAGGTACTTCATCCAGCGACGATACTTCCAGCAGCGAGAGCCAATATTGATGTTTTTGTTGGTTCAAGCGTTAACCCAGAGTTGGGTGGGACTTGGATCAAAAAACAACCCTCCGCACCGGGAATTCGTGCAATAGCGTTGAGAGAAAACCAAACGCTATTGACGGTCAGTAGTCCTGCGATGTTACATGCAAGTGGCTTTTTGGCACGTGTATTTGCGATTCTTGCCAAACATGACCTTTCGGTTGATTTGATCACCACATCGGAAATTTCGGTTGCATTAACTATAGATAAAGCACCAAATGAGCATGTTGCTGTTATTTCTGAAGAGTGTTTAGCAGAGTTAAGCGACTTTTGTTCTGTAAAAGTTGAGACTGATCTAGCACTAGTAGCTGCAATAGGTAATCACAGTATTACAGAAACAGGAAATGATAGTGCGAGAAAGCTTTTTCAGTCGTTATCGTCTCACCCTTTAAGAATGATCTGCCATGGTGCAAGCATTCACAATATTTGTTTTTTGGTCCACCAACGCAACGCCAAATCGGTAGTGCAATCAATCCACGATGATGTTTTTTCCTTATAG
- a CDS encoding beta-ketoacyl-ACP synthase III, translated as MSSIVISGSGLFTPPHKISNQELVDVLNAHVSEYNEQYAEEIAAGKRAEKKPSSVEFIEKASGIKSRYAMVKEGITDTRIMHPKLTKNAPTEPPEMVLMAVEAAKDALRQANKQADEIDMVILGSSNMQRSYPAMAIEVQQILGAQGFGFDMNVACSTATFAIVNAYNAVVSGTAKCVLVVNPEFTTPQLDYTNRDSHFIFGDVATAVVIERQETATSDSQFKIVNTQQFTQFSNNIQCNHSYVDHCYDELPEDNSYFFQEGRKVFKELLPIVTSTISGHLEQNGWTVEDVKRMWLHQANINMNLFAAKKLLGREPEFLDAPLILDEYANTASAGSVVAFHKYKDDFRAGDKGILCSFGAGYSVGCISLEKV; from the coding sequence ATGTCATCAATCGTGATTTCGGGTTCAGGTCTGTTTACCCCACCTCATAAAATCAGTAACCAAGAACTTGTTGATGTTCTAAATGCCCATGTAAGTGAATACAACGAGCAATATGCGGAAGAGATTGCAGCTGGAAAGCGCGCGGAAAAGAAACCTTCAAGTGTTGAGTTTATCGAAAAAGCCTCAGGGATTAAGTCTCGTTATGCAATGGTAAAAGAGGGTATAACTGACACCCGTATTATGCACCCTAAACTAACCAAAAACGCACCGACAGAGCCACCAGAAATGGTGTTGATGGCGGTGGAAGCAGCGAAAGATGCGTTACGTCAGGCGAACAAACAAGCTGACGAAATCGACATGGTTATCTTGGGGTCATCCAATATGCAACGATCGTATCCGGCTATGGCGATCGAAGTTCAGCAAATTCTTGGCGCTCAAGGGTTTGGTTTTGATATGAACGTTGCGTGTTCTACGGCTACATTTGCGATAGTCAATGCCTACAACGCAGTAGTCAGTGGCACGGCAAAATGTGTTTTGGTTGTTAACCCAGAATTCACCACACCGCAATTGGACTACACTAATCGTGACAGTCACTTCATCTTTGGCGATGTTGCAACTGCGGTTGTAATTGAACGTCAAGAAACAGCAACGAGTGACTCACAATTTAAAATTGTTAACACTCAACAATTCACTCAATTCTCGAATAATATTCAATGTAATCACAGTTATGTTGATCATTGTTACGACGAATTACCTGAAGACAATTCATATTTCTTCCAAGAGGGGCGAAAGGTGTTTAAAGAGTTGTTGCCTATCGTCACATCAACCATTAGCGGACATTTAGAACAAAACGGCTGGACGGTTGAAGATGTAAAACGCATGTGGTTGCATCAAGCTAACATCAACATGAATCTGTTTGCTGCTAAAAAACTTCTAGGTCGAGAGCCTGAGTTTTTGGATGCACCTTTGATCTTAGATGAATATGCTAATACTGCTTCTGCAGGCAGTGTTGTTGCGTTCCACAAGTACAAAGACGACTTCCGGGCAGGTGATAAAGGGATACTTTGTAGTTTTGGAGCCGGGTACTCTGTTGGTTGTATTAGTTTAGAAAAAGTATAA
- the kdsA gene encoding 3-deoxy-8-phosphooctulonate synthase has translation MTTSTNTQIINIGKDIELANDKPFVLFGGMNVLESRDLALKIAEKYKEVTSKLGIPYVFKASFDKANRSSINSYRGPGLEEGLKIFEEIKQQFDLPIITDVHEPHQAQPVAEVVDIIQLPAFLARQTDLVVSMAKTDAIINVKKPQFLAPHEMRHIIKKFNEAGNDKVILCERGSQFGYNNLVVDMLGMDDMKKMAPVMFDATHALQRPGGRADSADGRRAQAAELARSGMALGLAGLFIEAHPNPNEALCDGPCALPLDKLEGYLSQMKRIDDLVKSFEPLDTAAN, from the coding sequence ATGACAACATCGACGAATACTCAAATCATTAACATTGGCAAAGACATTGAGCTTGCTAATGATAAGCCGTTTGTTTTGTTTGGTGGAATGAATGTTTTAGAGTCGAGAGACCTCGCTTTAAAAATTGCAGAAAAATACAAAGAAGTAACTTCAAAACTTGGTATTCCATATGTTTTTAAAGCGAGTTTTGATAAAGCCAATCGCTCTTCGATTAATTCTTATAGAGGTCCCGGCCTAGAAGAGGGCTTAAAAATATTTGAGGAAATTAAGCAACAGTTTGATTTACCTATCATCACCGATGTTCATGAGCCACATCAAGCACAACCTGTAGCAGAAGTTGTAGATATTATTCAGCTTCCTGCATTTTTAGCGCGTCAAACTGATCTTGTTGTATCTATGGCTAAGACAGATGCCATTATCAATGTTAAAAAACCGCAATTTTTAGCACCTCATGAAATGCGCCATATTATTAAGAAATTTAATGAAGCAGGTAACGATAAAGTTATTTTATGTGAGCGAGGCAGTCAGTTCGGTTACAACAACTTAGTTGTAGATATGCTGGGTATGGACGATATGAAGAAAATGGCACCAGTTATGTTTGATGCGACTCACGCCTTACAGCGCCCAGGCGGGAGAGCTGACTCTGCGGATGGTCGTCGTGCCCAAGCCGCGGAATTAGCACGAAGCGGAATGGCACTTGGTCTTGCAGGTTTGTTTATCGAAGCACACCCTAATCCAAACGAAGCGCTATGTGATGGGCCATGTGCACTGCCATTGGACAAGTTAGAGGGTTACCTGTCGCAAATGAAACGAATCGATGACTTAGTTAAGTCATTTGAGCCACTAGATACAGCAGCGAATTAA
- a CDS encoding DUF819 family protein, with protein sequence MPVIQNEATLLGLIAVILGLVFYTSKSDHPFFQKFYRFVPALLLCYFIPSLFKTFGLVSPEATANIYYVASRILLPACIVLLTISVDLPGILKLGPKAMVMFLTGTLGIVIGGPIALLIMSVFSPDLLGGNGPESVWRGMTTVAGSWIGGGANQTAMKEIYEVGDTIFSSMIAVDIIVANIWMAVLLFLSGSAKSIDAKSGADTTAIAKLQNDVEEYQKNNARIPNLNDLMVICAIGFGVTGIAHIFADVVTPFMQTNFPTLDKYSFHSKFFWMIVSSSAMGIALSFTKFRKVESAGASKVGSAFLYFLIAAIGLKMDITAILDSPVYFALGAIWMLVHATLMLSVAKLIKAPLFYMAVGSQANVGGAASAPIVASAFHPSLAPVGVLLAVFGYAIGTFAAWFCGQLLRTIVS encoded by the coding sequence ATGCCAGTTATTCAAAATGAAGCAACGTTATTAGGCCTAATTGCTGTGATATTAGGTCTGGTGTTTTATACCAGTAAAAGTGACCATCCATTTTTTCAGAAATTTTATCGATTTGTTCCAGCATTATTGCTGTGTTATTTCATTCCATCGTTATTTAAAACGTTTGGGCTAGTCAGCCCAGAAGCGACCGCTAACATATATTATGTAGCATCAAGAATTTTATTACCTGCCTGTATCGTTCTTTTAACGATAAGCGTTGACCTACCAGGGATTTTAAAATTAGGCCCTAAAGCCATGGTCATGTTTTTAACGGGTACTTTAGGTATTGTAATCGGTGGACCTATTGCACTGTTAATCATGAGCGTATTTTCACCTGACCTTTTAGGTGGAAATGGTCCTGAATCAGTGTGGCGAGGAATGACGACAGTCGCAGGGAGCTGGATTGGCGGTGGAGCAAACCAAACCGCAATGAAAGAAATTTACGAAGTCGGTGATACTATTTTCTCGTCTATGATTGCTGTCGATATTATCGTGGCTAATATATGGATGGCTGTTTTGTTATTTTTATCCGGTAGTGCCAAATCCATAGACGCAAAATCAGGTGCTGATACAACTGCGATCGCCAAGTTACAAAATGACGTGGAAGAATATCAAAAGAATAACGCTCGTATCCCAAATCTAAATGACCTGATGGTTATTTGTGCCATTGGCTTTGGTGTAACAGGTATTGCACACATATTTGCAGATGTAGTCACACCGTTCATGCAAACTAACTTTCCTACACTAGATAAATACAGCTTCCACAGTAAGTTTTTCTGGATGATTGTGAGCTCAAGTGCAATGGGCATCGCATTATCATTTACAAAATTTAGAAAAGTTGAATCGGCAGGGGCATCTAAAGTAGGCAGTGCCTTCTTATATTTCTTAATAGCTGCCATCGGTTTAAAAATGGATATTACTGCTATCTTAGATAGCCCAGTGTACTTTGCGCTTGGCGCGATTTGGATGCTAGTCCATGCGACATTAATGCTTTCGGTTGCTAAGCTTATCAAGGCTCCTTTGTTTTACATGGCAGTAGGTAGTCAGGCCAATGTTGGTGGCGCAGCATCGGCGCCGATTGTCGCTTCAGCATTCCATCCTTCGCTAGCACCTGTAGGTGTGTTACTCGCTGTGTTTGGTTATGCGATAGGTACATTTGCCGCTTGGTTCTGTGGCCAATTGTTACGCACGATTGTAAGTTAA
- a CDS encoding tetratricopeptide repeat protein, which translates to MSANWFLSLDKNSDILFEILELEKNWQSAISPEKVELSLDFYVEQLLQVLDGEELGQQSLYRVLDAIYDELAFSGPGMQQLPESALSSLSYCISARTGNHMTLAVVVSYLLKQLGFNAFIAELESDVTLVVMLNNAEMIVVDSITGATEYLITSDDLNESFVNGLASFAKPVPNDELIKEIISEQKLCLLAEGHLEEALACVETMMEMLPEDPYERRDRGIVLQQLDCEQWAKEDLKYFIKACPNDPMASFFKMQLEEQVLPVHTIH; encoded by the coding sequence ATGTCTGCAAATTGGTTTTTATCACTGGATAAGAACAGTGATATTTTGTTTGAAATACTTGAACTAGAAAAAAACTGGCAATCTGCCATAAGCCCAGAAAAAGTAGAGTTGAGTCTCGATTTTTATGTAGAGCAGTTGTTACAAGTGTTAGACGGCGAAGAGCTTGGTCAGCAAAGCCTGTATCGTGTATTGGATGCGATTTACGATGAATTGGCTTTTTCTGGTCCTGGTATGCAGCAATTACCTGAGTCTGCTCTTAGCTCATTAAGCTACTGCATTAGTGCCCGTACCGGTAATCATATGACATTAGCTGTGGTCGTCTCGTATTTATTAAAGCAACTTGGTTTTAATGCATTTATTGCTGAATTGGAGTCAGATGTCACTTTAGTGGTGATGTTAAACAATGCGGAAATGATTGTTGTGGACTCCATCACGGGTGCAACAGAATATTTAATTACGAGTGACGACTTAAACGAAAGCTTCGTAAATGGCTTAGCGTCTTTCGCTAAACCTGTGCCTAATGACGAATTGATCAAAGAAATAATCAGTGAACAAAAGCTTTGTTTGTTAGCTGAGGGTCATTTAGAGGAAGCCTTAGCTTGTGTTGAAACTATGATGGAAATGCTACCTGAAGATCCATACGAGCGCAGAGATAGAGGCATCGTTTTACAGCAATTAGACTGTGAGCAATGGGCCAAAGAAGATTTAAAGTACTTCATAAAAGCATGTCCGAATGATCCAATGGCAAGCTTTTTTAAAATGCAATTGGAGGAGCAAGTCCTTCCGGTGCATACCATCCACTAA
- a CDS encoding SirB2 family protein: MYMGLKHAHLTFVLLSVVLFYYRFFAIQIQQKELPKFLKVLPHVIDTALIGTAVGLCIVLQQYPLVVTWLTFKVLFVIGYIVFAVFAIKASQKSKAIQWLSAASVCLVLAAFTAITKMA; this comes from the coding sequence ATGTATATGGGATTGAAACACGCACACCTAACCTTTGTACTGTTAAGTGTTGTTTTGTTTTACTATCGCTTTTTTGCTATCCAGATTCAGCAAAAAGAGTTACCTAAGTTTTTAAAAGTGCTTCCACATGTTATTGATACCGCATTGATAGGTACTGCGGTGGGCTTGTGTATTGTTTTACAACAATATCCACTCGTCGTTACGTGGTTGACCTTTAAAGTTTTATTTGTAATTGGATATATCGTATTTGCCGTTTTTGCAATTAAAGCATCACAAAAGTCTAAAGCGATCCAATGGTTGTCTGCGGCGTCTGTGTGCTTAGTTTTGGCTGCGTTTACCGCGATTACAAAAATGGCATAA
- a CDS encoding response regulator, giving the protein MAEDFLFSGEEVEEVTQPTIGTWKVLIVDDEPEVHAVTKLALSDFTFRDKSLDFLSAYSGTEATNLLKEHSDIAIVLLDVVMETDDAGLKVADFIRNELENDSIRIILRTGQPGQAPERQVIVNYDINDYKSKTELTAQKLFTVIMAGLRSYRDIMSLRTTQDGLKKIISASSDIFSVHSMEQFIDGVMMQLTSILGCGEEQAMYASNSLMVNCQPTDSDTELKVVAGQGRFGAVVGKRVSEISDIINDELQGAFAEAIKRRAIVYRGNYLIAYCHSKFSTNSLLFVSGIPTDLSNNKRDLVELFAQNVQVAYESIQLKIELEASQTELLQRLGGAIEKRLNDRGEHIYRVGQISAMLAELYGLSNSQIELLKRASGLHDTGKILLSDDILKAPKSLTEEQWQAVKQAPVEGYKILAGSERELIQIGAIVAQQHHEHWDGTGYPDGLSGTDIHIYARIVSIANVYDSLRSKLVYKDAWSHEKAIEYLFEQSGKKFDPKLIELFDRNQSKFSALY; this is encoded by the coding sequence ATGGCTGAGGATTTTTTATTTTCAGGGGAAGAAGTTGAAGAGGTAACTCAACCTACGATTGGAACCTGGAAGGTATTAATTGTCGATGATGAACCCGAAGTTCACGCAGTGACGAAACTGGCATTAAGTGATTTTACCTTTAGAGATAAAAGCCTCGACTTTTTAAGTGCCTATTCTGGCACAGAAGCAACTAATCTACTCAAAGAACACTCAGATATCGCGATTGTTCTGCTTGATGTTGTAATGGAGACTGATGACGCCGGCCTTAAGGTTGCCGACTTTATTCGTAATGAATTAGAAAACGACAGTATCCGAATTATATTGAGAACTGGTCAACCCGGCCAAGCGCCCGAGCGCCAAGTGATCGTAAATTACGATATCAACGATTATAAATCCAAAACAGAACTCACAGCGCAAAAGTTGTTTACCGTCATAATGGCAGGGCTGCGTTCATATAGAGACATTATGTCTTTGCGAACCACTCAAGATGGTTTAAAGAAAATTATATCTGCCTCTTCCGATATTTTTAGTGTGCATTCGATGGAGCAATTTATCGATGGTGTCATGATGCAGTTAACTTCAATATTAGGCTGTGGTGAAGAACAAGCTATGTACGCCTCTAACAGCTTAATGGTAAATTGCCAACCTACAGATTCTGATACAGAACTCAAAGTTGTAGCGGGTCAAGGTAGGTTTGGGGCTGTTGTTGGCAAACGCGTTAGCGAAATTTCCGATATTATTAATGATGAACTGCAGGGGGCATTTGCTGAGGCGATAAAACGCAGGGCTATTGTTTATCGTGGCAACTATCTTATCGCATACTGTCACAGTAAATTTAGTACGAATTCGCTGTTGTTTGTTTCTGGCATACCAACAGATTTGAGCAACAACAAGCGGGATTTGGTTGAGTTGTTTGCCCAGAACGTCCAAGTAGCATACGAAAGTATTCAACTAAAAATTGAACTAGAAGCCTCCCAAACAGAGCTCCTGCAACGCCTTGGTGGTGCGATAGAAAAACGCCTAAACGATCGTGGTGAGCACATCTACAGGGTTGGCCAAATTAGTGCAATGCTAGCTGAATTATACGGTCTGTCCAATTCTCAAATTGAACTTTTAAAGCGTGCCTCCGGTTTACATGACACCGGAAAAATCCTTTTAAGTGACGATATTTTAAAAGCGCCAAAGTCGTTAACGGAAGAGCAGTGGCAAGCGGTTAAACAAGCGCCAGTTGAAGGGTATAAAATTTTAGCAGGCTCTGAGCGCGAATTAATTCAAATTGGCGCAATCGTCGCGCAACAACACCACGAACATTGGGACGGTACAGGATACCCCGATGGTTTGTCAGGCACAGATATACATATTTACGCTCGAATCGTCTCTATTGCCAATGTGTATGATTCGTTGCGCAGTAAGTTAGTGTATAAAGATGCTTGGTCTCACGAAAAAGCCATCGAATACCTCTTCGAACAAAGCGGTAAAAAGTTTGATCCAAAGCTGATTGAGTTATTTGACCGCAATCAATCTAAGTTTTCTGCACTTTATTAA
- the prmC gene encoding peptide chain release factor N(5)-glutamine methyltransferase encodes MNTSDKNSDGQSLKTIAFVITQAAQLLSDVSDTAKLDAEILLCHVLQQNKTYLITWSDRQLTEQEHCQFNILVAERQKGRPVAHLIGHRAFWTLDLEVNDSTLIPRPDTEVLVETVLAELGEHNINQSLSGLDLGTGTGAIALALSYELPNSHWLGVDFNQQAVELSKRNKKRNNIDNCDFVQSDWFTNVPPQKFDLIVSNPPYIDPDDIHLNQGDVRFEPLSALIAKDKGLSDIKHIVNAATEYLKPNGLLVIEHGYDQGKAVQAIFIQNRFTKVKTIKDLGQNDRITIGYFL; translated from the coding sequence TTGAATACCTCAGACAAAAATAGCGATGGTCAGTCCCTCAAGACCATCGCTTTTGTTATTACACAAGCTGCGCAACTTCTTTCTGATGTCTCTGACACCGCAAAGCTCGACGCAGAGATATTGTTGTGTCACGTATTACAGCAAAACAAAACTTACCTGATAACTTGGTCAGATCGACAATTGACGGAGCAAGAGCACTGTCAATTTAATATTTTGGTAGCAGAACGCCAAAAAGGCAGGCCAGTTGCTCACCTCATCGGTCACCGAGCGTTTTGGACATTGGACCTTGAAGTAAATGACAGCACGCTCATTCCTAGGCCAGATACTGAAGTCTTGGTTGAGACTGTGTTAGCAGAGCTTGGTGAACACAATATAAATCAGTCGTTGTCAGGCTTGGACTTAGGTACAGGGACCGGAGCCATCGCTTTAGCCTTGAGTTATGAATTACCAAACTCTCATTGGTTGGGTGTTGATTTTAATCAACAAGCCGTTGAATTATCAAAGCGCAATAAAAAACGCAATAACATCGATAACTGTGACTTTGTACAAAGTGACTGGTTTACCAATGTACCACCACAAAAATTTGATCTTATCGTTAGTAATCCACCATATATTGACCCAGACGATATACACCTAAACCAAGGCGATGTGCGGTTCGAACCTTTATCTGCGCTAATAGCTAAAGACAAAGGACTGTCAGATATAAAGCATATAGTAAATGCAGCGACAGAGTACCTTAAGCCTAATGGACTGTTAGTGATTGAACACGGTTACGATCAAGGCAAAGCAGTACAGGCGATCTTTATCCAAAATAGATTCACTAAGGTAAAGACGATCAAAGACTTAGGCCAAAATGATCGCATAACCATTGGCTATTTTTTGTAA
- the prfA gene encoding peptide chain release factor 1, with protein sequence MKESIFRKLEGLVERFEEIQALLSDPEVISDQDRFRALSKEFSDLEPVTKAFTEFQTAQENLEDAKLMLEEDDAEMREMANEEIKAAKEDIERLEEELQVLMLPKDPNDSNNCFVEIRAGAGGDEAAIFAGDLFRMYSRYAESKRWKVEVMSANEGEHGGYKEIVAHFTGDDVYGTMKFESGGHRVQRVPETESQGRVHTSACTVVVMPEIPEAEAIEINPADLKIDTYRASGAGGQHVNKTDSAVRITHIPTGIVVECQDERSQHKNKAKAMSVLSARMQAAEDEKRSAEETSMRRNLVASGDRSERVRTYNFPQGRMSEHRINLTLYKLNEIIEGDLDCVLQPLMTEYQADLLASMSEE encoded by the coding sequence ATGAAAGAATCAATTTTTAGAAAATTAGAAGGGTTAGTGGAGCGTTTTGAAGAGATTCAAGCGTTATTAAGTGACCCGGAAGTCATTTCTGATCAAGATAGATTTAGAGCGCTTTCTAAAGAGTTTTCAGACCTTGAGCCTGTAACTAAGGCATTTACAGAATTTCAGACCGCCCAAGAAAACCTTGAAGACGCTAAGTTAATGTTGGAAGAAGACGACGCAGAAATGCGTGAGATGGCCAACGAAGAAATTAAAGCTGCGAAAGAAGACATTGAGCGATTGGAAGAAGAGCTGCAAGTTCTCATGTTACCTAAAGATCCAAACGACTCTAATAACTGCTTTGTAGAGATCCGCGCAGGTGCCGGTGGTGATGAAGCAGCCATCTTTGCGGGTGACTTATTCCGTATGTACAGCCGTTACGCTGAATCTAAGCGTTGGAAAGTCGAGGTCATGAGTGCCAACGAAGGTGAGCATGGTGGATACAAAGAAATCGTAGCTCATTTCACTGGTGATGATGTTTACGGAACAATGAAGTTTGAATCAGGTGGTCACCGTGTACAACGTGTTCCTGAGACAGAATCACAAGGACGCGTTCACACCTCTGCATGTACAGTTGTGGTCATGCCTGAAATTCCAGAAGCAGAAGCGATTGAAATTAACCCTGCCGACCTAAAAATCGATACATATCGGGCGTCAGGTGCCGGTGGTCAGCACGTTAACAAAACCGATTCAGCGGTTCGTATTACTCATATACCAACGGGTATCGTAGTTGAATGTCAAGACGAACGTTCTCAACACAAGAACAAAGCGAAAGCAATGTCTGTCTTAAGCGCCCGTATGCAAGCGGCTGAAGATGAAAAACGCAGTGCAGAAGAGACCAGCATGCGTCGTAACCTGGTTGCAAGTGGTGATCGTTCGGAACGTGTACGTACCTATAATTTCCCTCAAGGACGTATGTCAGAGCACCGTATTAACTTAACTTTGTATAAGTTAAATGAGATCATCGAAGGTGATTTAGACTGTGTATTACAACCGCTAATGACGGAATATCAAGCCGATTTATTGGCGTCAATGTCAGAAGAATAA